The Vitis vinifera cultivar Pinot Noir 40024 chromosome 8, ASM3070453v1 genome segment tttctactttaaaGGTATTATTTAAGCATGTTCAAAGTTGTTTTTGTTTgcccaatttttaaatttttattttaaagtagaGAATAAAATCAATCTTTTGAGAAGGATTCATCTCATTGACATTCACTCATGGATTTGATTCTTTCAACATTCATCGAAAttcaaataacccaaaaataaattaaaacttaaagcTCAAAGTGTGAAATATTTAATAGCCTAATGTCTAAGACTAACAAAGACCAAGCCTTATTTCCCAAGTAATAAACCgaataataatacaaataaataccACTAGATTTGATAGTAAATGTTAGCACAAGTTCTGTAAAGCCACATGACTATAGATATTGCCATGATCATCCAAAATTCACCAGATTTGATTCTTAGAAATGTGAATCCAAGACTTGTGTGTGGGGCTTTAATTATTTTCTGCCCCCCtctcaatttttcattaatgcTCATTTCTtgctccctttttctttttctttttttcttttttcttttttttcttttttttttctttattgagaaATGATGGCTTACACGCTTGGTTGATTCATTGCCCCCCAAGGTAGCCCTTTTCATCCTCGGGAGTGTTTCCTTCTCTTTGAGGAAAAGTGACGGCTTACACACCCAAATGATTCATTGCCACTCGAGGTAGCCCTTTTCACTTTTCGgaaacttaatttttgtatGAGAGGGgaacatattttatattagtCTCCATGCACACTCATCATACGCTCACATTTTCCTTGAATCTAGACCGGATCATCGAAAATAATAAGGAACAATTACCATAGTTGTTTGTCTACACATTACAAGTGTCATATTACAAAAAGATGAGCAATGTTTATGTGCATATTATTTCAACTTTATTGTAAGGAAATAAAACTTGGTCTCTCTTAAAACTTGAACATTTGACTTAATCTTTTACAATAATTCAAGCTAATTAagtatttaatcaatttttgaggaatttgaatttaaatgaaaaacaaaagtttCATACCATGTgtaattctaaattaaaaaataacatcacTGAAAAAAATTGGGATATTAAATATAACTTTGAAACATGcttgatataaatttttctttttttaaaattgttttattatggtattaaaaagaacaataaaatgaaaaaaaaaaaaagtaactgAAAAACATTAAAACCAAGAAATGCAACTCTAAGACATGCTTagcatgtctttttttttttattctattcataaaaaagcaaaaaaaaagaaaaagaaaaaaaaaacataaaagatacCAACActacaaaaaaatcaaaaataaaactagccttttttcccttttttttgtaaaaattattttattttatgaaaaaaaaacgaaataataaaagtataacTCTAATACATTCttgacatgtttttttttttcctttttcattttttcattttactgataaaaaatgcaacaaaaataaaaggaaaactaagcagacaaaaaaaatataaacacaaaAGACCCAGACTCAAATAAAAAGAAGGGATATTAGCAAATATATATAGCAATTATTATGGTAgaataaaagcaaaaatagCAGTTACATCACCCATTTTACCACCCTTGTGTCGCTTTCCAGCCTGCCATGCAGCTTTCGAATAAGGAGTAAATCGATATTTATCGATCGATCTCTCAATCGCGTTTTTGGCTATCTCCGCTGCTATCATGTCGGGAGATGGAGCTGGGTCTTTTCGTATCTCCTTTATCACAAGATCTTTGATCTCATGAGTAAAGAGATTATTGAACAATCCTGCACTTCCTGCTATTATTATGTCTCCAGGTTCTAATTCCGTGAGTTTGATTTCCTAAAAGGATTGCAAATTGTtagtttgtaaaaataaaatttaaaaaaaaaaactcacataaaaattaaattaacaaaccTCTAGAGAATCATTAGCATTCCCTAATTGATAAGGAGTTTTATAAGTGTGTTGTTGTACAGGAGATTCATATAAAATTTCCTCATTTCTCAGGAGAATGAAGCCATTATCTCCAATGTTTACAGCATGCAAGCActaaccaaagaaaaaaaaatgtgtcatGATTAgtgaataagtaaaaaaaataaaaaaataaacaaataattaagaaaaattaactACTTCACATACCCATTCATTCAATGTTATAATACATGCTGTAGATGATCCTGGAACCTTGGTCTCCAAATAGGCATGATTGAGAAGATCTATGGGATTGATTAATCCCTTGATCTTATTAGCTATGTGGGAACAATTGTCCGCTAGATCCCTCACAAATTGACAAGATCCATGTGCAATCACAAATGTTTGTCCAATTTTAACATGGACATCCTTTTTCGTCTTGGGATTCTTCCCATCTTTAGAGGATATGAATTTTGATCCCGATATCATCCTcatgctgaaaaaaaaaatcattagacaTGATTATGtaaaacaaataacaaaaaagaaaaagaaaaactaaaaataacaaGATGAacacaaaagaacaaaaagaagaatatccaacaaaatgaaaaaaatgaagaaccaGAAATCATTAGctaaatattagttttttttctattttctatttttttttctaaaaacaatctACATTTAAATTGTTTCCAAATTTCttacaatatttgaaaagtttttttttttaattcacaatttaaaattttttttccaaattaattttattatgtgaagataatttctttaatattttcatttatattttttagaaaataattttccacattatttccttagcattttcccgggaaccaaacatatatacctgatatatatacatataatttttCGATAGACGGAAAATTTCGGTAATTATCGgtatttttaccgatttttcgggaaatttcccgacatttcctaccagtccagtccagcccgcgcacaggatacaaaatctgcccatttttttttatttttttttaaaacataagatgttatttggtaatctgatcatgatttgcaggcaaaggttgtgcTTTTCAGCCTACGAACATGAAATTCAAATCCAGTGGcataaaagcaaagagacccttaGAACatatccagaaaacacagggagcaaaaaaaatcaatttttttggttttccttggaggttttgcatggattttctcggaaatcaaacaaggatgaattttcccggaaatcaaatgggggatggattttcttgggaatcaaacgggggatgcaaaaaaataaaaaataacatgattagtacctgcgaggactgcgaggattgagagtggcagggGAAAATAGAGTCTTTTTAGGGATGCCtcgagtgagagaagtgggcGGCAGGCCTTTTGAGTTTTagatttaggtggtgtttgattttttacttaattatgaATGGgactttaatttaaatattaggttggttagtattttatttttattaaatattaaaaaataaaaaaaaccaatattatattagttttattttttatttttttttgtatgttggtgtcttttatgtatttttccttttcttttgttgctttttttattaatagaatataaatataatttaaaaaattaaaatataaatattaatgataataataaagttctaatattttataaattaaaattaatttgataaaataaataataaattatatattaagatcGTCCTTCCatatagatatttttcatcataacaatatctatgtcaattacatttataaaataattttaaattatgaatttttatttattttataattttttagatttttttcaaatattttcataaaatttaaataatttatactttatcgatatttttatcaaaatatccatATTTCTATGATATTTCCAATATTTCCATATTTACGGGTATTTCAAACTTTGTTTTAATAAAGGTatattaatattagaaaataatgaaaactaggcaaatagtgaaaaatattaatattaaagagGATATTTATAGATTCatctaattattttctatttaaaactCTATTAAGATATATAAATCATAGTATAATCAAAAGAACCactttatttaaatctttttatttgacaagtctctaaaaaaaattataaatcaattaaacaCACTTacctaaaattttctaaaagaataaattttatataaggaATAAATCTATTTGTTAGAAAACTATTAAACATGTTTATCTAAAATCTCATCCAAAGtaacaaaatttgaaaccaaTCTCAAGggatataaataaaactaacgatatatttaataaataagaaaaacaatatgtATATGAGGAAACAATACGTATATGAGGcatatttaatatcataaaaaaagagGCAGATTTTGGACTGCTCACGGTAAAGATTGATCCGAATTAAAACTTGGGTCATTCAAAATATTCTTGGTTTTTAAAGCTACCACATTCATGACATTTGTAAATAGAGCACATGAATccaaagaagaaataaaattttccctttttaaaaactatatatatatatatatatatatacatatatttgtgtgcaactcacttttttctttttttcttgttatataaattattattattattattattattttatttttatttttatttttatttttgtcgaACACTATCCCACACCCACCAATTACTCCACATGCTCTTCTCTCTGTCATGATGAGCAGTTAAACTTGTGTTTCTACTTGGTAAATTTTACAATCTTCATTTCAGTTTAGTGAATCTCTTATTTGGATGGAAGGAATCATGCACTCAATTTAGTCAATGCCTCATGATATCAAACCATATCTCTTATTCTATCCAAATTTGTAAAGCATATCATTGTATATACTAAAAACAATTATGTCTTTGAtactaagaaattaaaaaaaaaaaaatgaaggtaaaTTATGTTACTCTCAAGAGATGATTTCTCTTATgcataaatttttgttatagttCAAAATCTGACTTTAGTATTGGATAAATACCTGTCGAAAAATTGTCTTGAACACCAGAAAGCAATCAAAAAGTACTTGATCAAGATACTTAAAACTCACCAACAAGACTATTATTTATAGGCAACTTTATtggtaaaagataaaaatttcaaactaaatGGATAATTatcttcattttgtttttaatcaatataatttaataacaaattttgaatttaatggaATCTTATCTACTTATTTatcctcttttttatttaaccgaatgatgaattttaaaaacatttaagatAATTTAGCTTATCTTCCTTatgaaattttaagattttaaaaaaaattatcatatctccctcatgaAATTTTTACatacacaaaaaagaaaataaattatttgtaatatatTAGATCTTTTGACActgttattactatttttatggttattattatttaattaattaaactcaacaatattaattcattatataaactagaatttactatttttatggttattattatttaattaattaaactctaCAATATTAATTCATTATATAAATTAGAATTTATAAGCTCTAATAGTATTATTACTTTTATGTGtgcaattgattttaatttttataaaacaaaaaatataaataatttcataaagtAGAAGTAAATTAATAAGGGCTCACCAACCCCATATTCATGTTCCAACAAAATTTtgatctcatatatatatatatatatataattaaaaaaagttatttaaaataccttccaataaatttttaattcctttGTGGTATCAAGAAGAATGatgtgaaatatttttttgataataaaaatatccttcaatcaatttttaatgACTATCTCACATCAATACTTTTGAAATTCTAAGAGTGTATTCTTAAGTTCCCCATCGATAAATCCCTTCTCTGAAAATAAATCTATTCCCTGAATTATGGGGATTAAATGAAATGAACAATACTTTTTTCTATGTGACAATTTTGGACTGCTCAATCCAACAACTCTAGCTATTAAGTGTTTcgatttaaaaaaacaaagtattttgacgtaaaagaagttaaatttcatttaaaggCCCAAAGTTTCAGGCCCAAGTCAGTTTTGCCATAGTAACCTCTTGAGGAGTGATAAGGCCCAATGCTGGAAACCCAAACTGCAATGCTCAGCAAATGGGCTGAAATTTTCTAAACCAAACCCAGCTCTTACATGATACACCCATTTTGTTTATTCAATTGGAAATATATTaacttaggctatgtttggtacATCAGAATGAAGAATGGGAATAAAACTTTTCTTTCCATTCCTATTTCTCCTCAAATAGGAATGAATTTGATGGTTTCAATTTTTGTGTTTGGATACACATAAGAATCTAGGGTTAGAACGATTATTTgtcttttataatattcttgGTTATTTTACGATTGCCATAACTATCAAATTTATAACATTTGTAAGTAGAACACATGAATCCAAAGAAGAAAATCttccccatatatatatatatatatttgtttgcaCACTTTTCTAAGGGCAATAAATCACCTGGGCTGGTGATCACAGCCAGCTcaactcttttatatatatatatatataaattattattattagtttttggAGTCCATAGATTGAAGTAGTATCGAATCTACAGATGGAGATATAGGATCTAGAGATGGGAGTAGAAGGTAGGTGGAAGTTGGGGGGAGGGGGGACATGACCCTTAAAGCTCTGAGAGAGGCTTCCTCTGCTGGAGAAATAAAAGTGGGGGGTGGCGGACACTGTCCTACACTATCAAGTCACTCCACATGTTCTTCTCTCTCTTAATGAGCGGTTAAAACTTGTGCTTCTACTTGTAAAATTTCCGATTTTCATTTCAGTTTAGTGAATCACCTGTTTGGATGCAAGGAAAAAGGTAAATTTAGTCAATGTCTCCTTATTCAATCCAAATTTGTAAAGcatatgttatattttaaaaccatttaaacgggatattatttaaaaatatttgaagataatttagcaaaaatatgGTAAACAATTGGGATTGTTTTACCTCGAAATTGGCTAAAAAAATGAATCCACAAATTCCAGAAAATGTAGAAGAGGTTAGATCTAAACAGAAACCCACCTCACCACCCAAGAAGCTTCCATTCTAAAACGTAGGCACAAGAGTATTTGCTTCCGCAAGCAACATGTGTTTGGCTTCATGGAAAATTCCCTTCTCCTCACAGAAATCAATGAGTCCCGTTTGGATCCATCTTTCTGTGTACATCATCTCACTTGATTCTACATTTCTACTCCTCAGTCCCTTTTGTCTTAATTGCTTCACTTCTTCGCTTATTCACGCTCCACTCTCTTGTTTAGGCGCGTGAATACAACTCAATTGGCaacaaaattattcaattatttctacatttaaaagttaaaagtgTAATggatttttagatattttaagaCTTTATTataaacagaaaaagaaaaagaaaaacccaaagTGTATAACggtttgtttaataattatttagagaaataatttttttatatttatgatttaaaaacataaaaccgTTTTCTAACTTTAAAAACACAATCAACAAGTCTCCATATGAGAATAagttctataattttttttaggtgatttatataaaatgttttgataaataattgaaaatataaaagtatgtttgattgtataatttaaaaatatttttttatttttaaaaataaaaaattatttttaaaaaaattataactttgtTAGTcgttattcttttaaaataatttttaaaaataaaataaaatagataacaattattagaaaacaaatatgagttttttatttatttttaaaaacaaaagaaaaatatgacttCATTtagtcatatttttaaattaaaaaaataaaaaaataattttaaaaaaacgtGACTGGTCTCCTTAAATTTTTCCAATGGCTTCTATGAAATGTtttgagaaataataaaaaatacaaaagtatCATAGACTAAAaagttattaaacatatttatctaaacttttttttatcaaaaatctctcttaaaagtaaattttataaatgaaaaaaatatttgttaataaattattaaatacacATACTTCAAATCCttttacttcaaaattttctaaaaaaataaatggaataaatttGTTTGTTAGAAAAAGTGAAATCCACagggaaagtaaaaaaaaaaaaaaattacttcaattTACTGTGGAGACCATGACGGGATAATGAAAACAAAGCTTTCAACATCAATGGGCCCAATGCACAGGTGTATATCTGTGAGGGCTTCATTTTGGGCCATTGGGTTCACTCTGCTATCACATCTCACCGTGTCGGCACGGCCCATTTCACTTAATCACGTGGACCATATCTAAAATTTTACCCTCGTTGTTGAAAATTCCCCTTGATGTTTCAGTCAATTGAATTTctcattaaatatgattaataccCAACAACAATAAATTTTTCGTTTTTCAACTAGTAGTTCATAATACTATTTAAATTCTATATTCagttaaaattttgttttgaagaatgGGGACATTTTAACtagatttataattatttttatataaatttagtttttttacatcttaaagagaaaaatatatggGAAAAGTATATTAattctatgtttggttcttcaaaattttaagaaaaaaatacgggagaaggaaaaaaataaagaaaataaaatataaattaaattaaaagtagcaaattatttttatatatttaaacatattttaattatttttttattttttacataaatattaaaaaaattagaatatataaatttctaagtgactttaattatatttcatcttttttaatattttatgttataagtaaaaactaagaaaattatttttcgtaatatttttttcttcattagtGCTTTTGGAGtattaaacaaaacaaaaacttaaGTTACTTAACTTTACAAAAATTTCTTATCTaccctttttttcctttggaaAAAAAACCATCCATGTatgaaaattttacataaattttcctataattggttttggtttttttggtatttttcttgataaagcaaataagaaaaaattattttatttatcctttctataattttattttcttctatttatacattttttttccatcaaatgatttatttttttgaaaaaatgacttggaatttttttaggattattaattATTGATGGGTTGAAAGGAAAAGGGGAAAGGGTATTAGAGCAGTGGACTTGAAGGAGAGTGGAGTGGAGGGAGCAAAAGAGACAAGGCAGACAGAGGTGAGAGATATAGAAAGAGGGAGATGAGTGTCTCAGCCAAGGCCAAGAGCAGTAGCGAAGGCTGGGGTATGGGTTTTCTTCTGGTCTTCTTCCCTGAAGACGACCCCATTATCAACAAGAAGAAGAatctcttctcttcttcttcttcctcttcttcttcctccttgaAATCCACCACGAGAATCCACAGCTCCAACATCTTCACCAGGGCGCAATCCACCATCTCCATCTGCGCCTTGATCGTCTTCATCACCCTCCTCCTCTTCACCCTCTCCACATTCGAGCCCACCACCATTGCAGCCTCCTCACCCCATTCCATTGCCTCCCGGAGATGGCTATCAGAGAAATCTACGGCCAGCAAGCTCAGTGCCACACCCAAGACCTCCAAACCCACCCGCAATTCCTTGTTCTCCACTACCTGGTTTCGAAAAGAGTGGAGGAGCAATTCGCTGAAATCATCCTCTTTTGCGTTACAAGGAATGGGCTGTTTGTACAGAAGAGGCACTAGAGCGATGAATGATCTTGTTGTCGGTCATGTGACTGAGGATGTTACTCAGGACCAGTTTCGTATGTTCTTGAGGGCATTGTATCGATCCTCCATCTCTGCCAAAACAGAtgttgttttaatattttcttcatcGTCGGCGTCGTCGGAACTTGGGCCTGTAGTTCAGGAAGAGACCGAGTCGTTCTCGAGACTAGTTCGTCGCTACGGCGAGTTGAATAGCACGAGTGAGGAGTCCGGAGTGACGAGTTTCGATGTGACCCAGTTCTTGAAATTTGgaaagaaggagaaggagaggAGAGAGCCGTTATGGGGTCGAAGAATTCGAAGCAATTACAGCGACCCAAATAGTGAGGAAGGGGAGGAAGCAGAGCCGACTCGGTTGAGGTACGGATCGGTGGTGGGGTTCGAGGCCGCCGAGCTTGACCCGGAGAACTCGCTCGCCGGTTTCTTAGACCACGTTCCGATGAGTCTCCGCCGATGGGCTTGTTACCCAATGATACTCGGCCGAGTCAGGCGAAATTTCAAGCACATGATGCTTGTCGACGTGAAGAGTTTTGTGCTTCTCGGTGACCCACTCGTCCGAGTAAGAAGCAAAAGCACAGAATCAGTGTTTCTATGGACAAACCCAGAGACTCTTACACCCAAGGGGCGCAAGAACTCGGACAAAACTCAGAACCATCAGAAGCTGGTTAACTCGGAGATTATAATGGGTGGAACTCGAGGCGTTAGACGATTATCAAACGCAATGTTGATCGAAATAGTACGAGCAGCGATGCAACGCAAGGGTAAGAGTCCATTCAGTGAGTCAGTCCTCTTGAACCAGCTCGTCAGCAATGGGGTTCTCTCCAAGGGCGTAGATTTGACCATATCAAACGAGTCGGTTCCTGACTCGAACTCACTCGCCGGTGTGAACTCAAACTCAACTTCCTCCTTGTCTTTATCAAAGTATAGCGTGGTTCAACGTGGCAATAGTAATCGTGATCTTAATCAAATTATCATGAAGGACATATGTTCATCTACACTAGATTCTTCTGTTTATAGTGACTGTtagcagaaaaataaaaaaagaaaaagtgatatgtataatttttttttttttttgtttaccaCAATTTTATGTGCTTAGAGAAATTTTTTGTATGA includes the following:
- the LOC104880100 gene encoding probable protein phosphatase 2C 55 — encoded protein: MRMISGSKFISSKDGKNPKTKKDVHVKIGQTFVIAHGSCQFVRDLADNCSHIANKIKGLINPIDLLNHAYLETKVPGSSTACIITLNEWCLHAVNIGDNGFILLRNEEILYESPVQQHTYKTPYQLGNANDSLEEIKLTELEPGDIIIAGSAGLFNNLFTHEIKDLVIKEIRKDPAPSPDMIAAEIAKNAIERSIDKYRFTPYSKAAWQAGKRHKGGKMGDVTAIFAFILP
- the LOC100255467 gene encoding uncharacterized protein LOC100255467, yielding MSVSAKAKSSSEGWGMGFLLVFFPEDDPIINKKKNLFSSSSSSSSSSLKSTTRIHSSNIFTRAQSTISICALIVFITLLLFTLSTFEPTTIAASSPHSIASRRWLSEKSTASKLSATPKTSKPTRNSLFSTTWFRKEWRSNSLKSSSFALQGMGCLYRRGTRAMNDLVVGHVTEDVTQDQFRMFLRALYRSSISAKTDVVLIFSSSSASSELGPVVQEETESFSRLVRRYGELNSTSEESGVTSFDVTQFLKFGKKEKERREPLWGRRIRSNYSDPNSEEGEEAEPTRLRYGSVVGFEAAELDPENSLAGFLDHVPMSLRRWACYPMILGRVRRNFKHMMLVDVKSFVLLGDPLVRVRSKSTESVFLWTNPETLTPKGRKNSDKTQNHQKLVNSEIIMGGTRGVRRLSNAMLIEIVRAAMQRKGKSPFSESVLLNQLVSNGVLSKGVDLTISNESVPDSNSLAGVNSNSTSSLSLSKYSVVQRGNSNRDLNQIIMKDICSSTLDSSVYSDC